Proteins from a single region of Prinia subflava isolate CZ2003 ecotype Zambia chromosome 10, Cam_Psub_1.2, whole genome shotgun sequence:
- the PDC gene encoding phosducin, with the protein MEENTNTSLEEDFEGQATHTGPKGVINDWRKFKLESEDGDSLPLSKKEMLRQMSSPHRSFSRDDKDTRERFCRKMSMQEYELIHAAQEDESCLQQYRKRCMQDMHQRLSFGPKFGFLCELQNGEQFLEAVEKEHKTTTVIVHIYEDGVKGCEALNSSLTCLAAEYPTVKFCKIKASSTGAGDRFSSEVLPSLLVYKAGELLSNFISVSEQFNEEFFAVDVEAFLNEYGLLPERELPALGNGTDEPDVE; encoded by the exons atggaagaaaataccAACACCAGCTTGGAAGAAGACTTTGAAGGACAGGCAACACACACAG GGCCCAAAGGTGTGATCAACGACTGGAGGAAGTTCAAATTAGAGAGCGAAGATGGAGACTCCTTACCCCTGAGTAAGAAGGAAATGCTTAGACAAATGTCTTCACCACACAGATCTTTCAGCAGAGATGATAAAGACACCAGAGAGAGATTCTGCCGTAAG ATGAGCATGCAGGAGTACGAGCTGATCCACGCCGCGCAGGAGGACgagagctgcctccagcagtACCGCAAGCGCTGCATGCAGGACATGCACCAGCGGCTCAGCTTCGGGCCCAAGTTCGGCTTCCTGTGCGAGCTGCAGAACGGGGAACAGTTCCTGGAGGCCGTGGAGAAGGAGCACAAAACCACCACGGTCATCGTGCACATTTACGAGGACGGCGTCAAGGGCTGCGAGGCCCTCAACAGCAGCCTGACCTGCCTGGCGGCCGAGTACCCCACCGTCAAGTTCTGCAAGATCAAGGCCTCCAGCACGGGCGCCGGGGATCGCTTCTCCAGCGAggtgctgccctccctgctggtcTACAAGGCCGGGGAGCTCCTGAGCAATTTCATTAGTGTTTCTGAACAGTTCAATGAGGAGTTCTTTGCTGTGGATGTGGAGGCTTTCCTAAATGAGTACGGGCTGCTACCTGAGAGGGAGCTCCCGGCGCTGGGAAACGGCACGGATGAGCCAGATGTCGAATAA